The genomic window tgatttgaaaggcagaattagaaagaaagagagagggagagacacagagagagagagagatatcttccatctgctggttcactctccaaatagccgcaacagctggagctgggccaatccgaagccaggagcttcttctgtgccttccacattgggtgcaggggcccaaagactagggtgatctgctgctttcccaggccaaaagcagaaaagtggattggaagtggagcagccaggacttgaacctgtgcccatatgggatgctggtgctgcaggcaatggctttacctactgcaccacagtactggcccctggaATACTATCAAAGTGGTTATTTTGGGGGCACGTGTTTGGGCAAATAGTTAAGAAATTGGTTGGAACTCGTACGtaccatattggaatgcctgagtttgagtcctggttctgcacctgattctggcttcctactaatgtgcttctTGCTAGTGCAGTGGGGGCTGCAGTAGTTCTgtgcctgctacccacaagggagacctggactgagttcttgactttagcctggccctgccttggcatttggggagtgaactagcagacccAGTGGCTGTCTCTTTGCCccgcaaatacatttttttttttaaagcaaagatatTATTTTCTATCCTCCTCTGAATCTTTTGGGTCTACTTGGGAATGCTGCAATGAAAAAGGATTGTGTCTGGTGCTGTAGGAACCCATAACTTTCAAGGACGTGGCCGTGAGCTTTTCCAGAGGCGAGTGGAAGAAGCTGGAGCCTTTTCAGAGAGAGCTGTACAAGGAGGTGCTGCTGGAGAACCTCAGGGACCTGGAATTCCTGGGTAAAAGTCATCTTCGTGATCTGTCACCTCAGCGGAGTCCTTCGATCCCCTATTTATTACTGCAAGATAAGTGCTCTGTGAAGTACTTCCATTTGTTGTGGCTGCCCACCCAAAGGTTACTGATGTGACCTATCTGAAAAATGCTTCCTACCAAATTACTATTCTGCAGCATGTGTACACGTTGTGCATTGGCAATGTGGAGCATCATTTTGCTATGATCAATATCATGCCTTCCCCCATTTGCTCCTTGAATTCTAGGATTGATGTCTGTGTATGTGATGATATCTTTCATCTTCCCTGGAAAACCAGAGGCTGTGTGTGTCTGCTGGGATGTCTTTGTGCATCAACAGccattttccattcttttctccaTGAGCAGGCTCTCCGGTTTCCAAAATAGAGTTGGTTTCCCATCTAAAGTGGGTTGAGTTGCCGAGGCAGCTggaaaaagaaatctcaaaagGCTCCAGACCAGGTGAGTTGGTGAAAGGTGGACAAGGAGGTGAAAAGAGGTGGCTACCAAGGGGGTTGGGAAGAGCCTTTGAAGTGCTGGGTGTGTCAGATGCTGTAATAGAGAGGTCATTGGAATAGAGACCTTGCCTTCTTGGGATGTTCATGTTAACAGGGAAGACTACTGGTTGGGATCCCCTGAGAAGTAGATACCAACATGATTTTCAGCCATGCAAAAGATTTATTGGGAGGAATATGGGAGCTGGAAGAAATGGGGGAGGCTGTCCTGTGCACATCTTGCCTCTGGATGAGGGCAGGATGGAAGGAAGGTTGTAGAGGCTTTAAGTGAAGTGCACTTCTAAGAAAGTATAGGGCAAGCCAGAAAGGAGCCCTGGGCCGGCTCACCTGTCAGAAGAGTCCTGGGTCGCAGACAAGTCCTGCCTGAGTCTCCCTGGATGAATATGGAAACCAAAAATGTTAGTAATTGATGCACGCTGTAATAATGGCACAGATAAGGAGCTGTGGGAGTGTGGCAGTCCCTGGCTTAACCATGGTTTGACTTACGCTTTGTTTGACTTAACAGCGTTGGGCAAGTGATACACATAGAGCATGAACTGCACATTGAATTTTGAGTTTTGATCTCTTCCTGGGCTGGTGATAGATGGTGCTATCCTCTCAGCGCTGGGCAGTGCAACGAGCCACACTCTCTATCACTGGTGCGCTCTCAAGGAGAAACGACCCGGACTCACCTGTGTCCTGTGTGGCCAAGCTAGGGTGTTCAAGAGATCAGATGTACTGAATATGTTTTTGATTGAATGATATTTTTAACTTAGAGTAAGTATATGGGGTTGTAACCCAAATCAAGGCGCATCTGTTTATAGGCACAAGGATGCACTTAGCATTTGATTTGAGTCTTGGACAAGTAAGAATATGCCCGTGGGCAGCATATATAGTAATTCTAATGTTGTTAAAGTGggaaaaatatgcatggaaaaGTAGCATTGAAGGATAGCGCACATTACATGTGAACTTTATGAAACCTCCTTGTAAGTGTCCATGTGTAAATATATAGATACATCTGGGGTTTaagacttgaaaaatatttacgtTAACACTGGTTATCTTTGAGGGACAggatctatttttctttctccttcccagtATCTCcttaaaatttaacaataaattattaaatttatattttaaaaataatagattatgAACTTTAtcaatgtctttattttaaaagagaaaaagaataatcCACTCAGCTCTCCTCCATCTTCTAAACCATTCATTTTAGCCCATCTATCAGCTGTTTTTTgtataattacataaataaatgtacaaGTAATATTTTGAAGAGTAATTCAAAAAAtagattctattttttatttttttaaagatttatttatttgtttgagaggcagagttacagacagagagagagggcgaaccaaagacagaggtcttccatccactggttcactccccaaatggctgcaatggccagagctgggccgatgcaAAGCCTGGacccaggagcttgttctgggtctctcacatgggtacaggggcccaaggacttgggccatcctccactgctctcccaggtgcattagcagggagctggatcagaagtagagcagccaggactcaaagcagtgcccataggggatgctggcactgcagatggtggatGATGTGCTacgtcacagagctggcccccaaaaaTGAATTCTAAAAGTGTTTTTGAGTAATTCTAGCAACAATGGTGGTGTAAACTTATGTCCCTCCCCCAAGATGCTTATGTGAAAGAAGCATGCTATAAATGTACAACTTGTTTAAAGAATCATTTACAACAAACTGGAGGGAAGTTTTTCACAGACAAAACAGTCAATAgtcataatttataaaaaaaaaaaaaaactcatacaaATCAGTAAGGAATACTAAGAATGTTAGGgaaaatgggcaaagtacttgaatagataaatggaaaaattaaacatttaaatagtTTGTGGACATGAAAAAAACTTCACTAATGAACAGTGAAGTGCACATTTAAAGCAACAGTGCTGTTGGTTATGAATCAGATTTGTAGACTTCAACATCATTTGATCAGTGGTTTctcaggtactttttttttttttttttttttaagaaaggtagagttacagagaggagaggcacagagggagagagagaagtctcctatctgctagtttactccccagatggccgcaacagctggagctgagccaatccaaagccaggagccaggggcttcttctgggtctccctcgtgggtgcaggggcccaagtacttggccatcttctactgctttcccaggccatagcagagagctggattggaagtggagcagctgggactcgaaccggtaccctgccagtgctgcaggtagtggctttacctgctgcgccacagtgccagtgccctGCCAGGTGCTTTTGTTCCATATATAGCGTGAGAAGTTAGTGGAACTTTCTACCTTTGGCTCAGTAAGACTCTTCCGaggaaattttaattatttgaaatacagtcaATGAGGGAAGCACTAAACCATACATCTACACGATGGGTTATCATGCAAttgattaaaatcatttttatgaagAATTACCAGTGAGGTGGGAAATGATTATAAACATTTTACACATACACTTTTTCTATTCTAAACTACTTAGAAACATTTTTAGAGGAAAGTATCATTTTGTGATAAGATTTGgaatgatttttgtattttatagttgtctattaaaaattaattttatttaagtgaaaGGTGACCTTCAGATTAAAAGCCAGGATGAGTGATGTGGCTaataaatgctttcaaaattctGGAAAGAGCACAGTCAGAGAAGAGTGTGGTATTGGAGAGAGATTGTAGAACTTGAAGCCCAAGCCTGTCACATTTATACTGGTGTATGATAATGAGGGTGCCTTGGGATTTTAGTCTAGGGAGTAGGAAGTATTACAGCCGAAAGAATGGGATGGAAATTTCTGTAGGAGATAGGGTATTTGTAAGGTTGATAGAGCCCAATTGTGATACCTTTTGAAAGTCTTGTATACATGATATTGGGTATTTACAATGTGATTAGTGTTTTCTATAAAGTTAgtggtatttctcttttttgaggAGGGGAAATACGGTATTGGGCTCAGGGCTGACGCTGCAGCACAGCTgtggtacaggcatcccatatgggtgctggttcaaatccctactgctccacttccgatccagctccctgctaatgtgtctgggaaagcagtgaaggataacccaggtctctggacccttgcacccacgtgggagacccccaaaaagctccaggctcctctcttcatcctggcacagccctggccattgcatccatttagagagtgaactagtggatggaagatctctctgtgtctcttcttctccctctctgtaacttggactttcaaataaataaatacatcttattttaaaaaacaaaaatatggtaTAGGACTGAAAAGGATGCCTGTACTGCATCCCATGTTCTATTGTATGGAATAATGTCCAGACATTACTGCCTGTACTCCTGTTTCCTTCCAGAGAACAGCAGCTTCTTTCCCATAAACAGAAaatgttctgtttgtttttccttctagGGTGTGAGCCCAGCAGTGAGTCCCCGGAGGTATCTGATGTTCTGATGGAAGAACTGACTGTAGATCAGATAATAGAAAGTGCCTTCAGGGACGGCGGGCGTGACTTGACGGCAGAATTCCAGAAACGTTATGGCAGCTCAGACAAGGATCAAGGATCTTCCAAAGGAAAAGCCgcacaaaagaaaaataggagaggcagaaagggtgACGACTCAGACAAGAGCCCCTGCGGGAACACCTTGAAACGGACTTTGGAAATCATTAAGCACCTGAGAGTCTACTTGAAGAAGAAGTCTCGGAAGGCCAGCGAAGGCAAGAAGCCCTTCAGCTTCCACTCCGACCTCGTCCTGAGTCGCAAAGAACATGCTGGAGAAAAGTCGCGCAAGCACAGGGAAGGCGGGCAGGGCGGAAGTCGCGCCTCCTCTCTTACGGAACATCAGAAACGGCAGAAAATTTACCTGGGGACCAAGTCCCGGAAGTGTAATCTGTGTGGGATAGCCTTCACCCAAAGCGCGTCCCGTTCCGAGAGAAGAAGCTCTTGTATCTGTGAAAAATGTCGGAAAGCGTTACATCCAGATACAGCGCTGAATAAGAAGGAAGGAACCGAGAAGGCAAAGAACACTCACCAGTGTAGTAAGTGTGGAAAAACCTTCGTGCACCGTGCCTTGCTCCCCAAGAACCACTCCCCGAGAATCCCCCCTGCAGAAAAGTCTTATTTGTGTAAGGAATGTAGAAAAGCTGACAGCGATAGCTCATCGCCCGCACCATCTGCTCCCAGCGAAGACAAACCATTCAAATGCGATGACTGTGGAAAAGGTTTCACCCTCACTGCCCACCTCAttaaacatcagagaattcacacgggAGAGAAACCCTATAAATGTAAAGACTGTGGCAGGCCCTTTAGTGATAGCTCATCTCTTATTCAACATCAGCGGATTCACACCGGGGAAAAACCCTACAAATGTAACGATTGTGGAAAATCTTTCAGTCACAGCTCATCCCTTTCTAAACATCAGAGAATCCATACTGGAGAGAAGCCCTACAAGTGTGATGAGTGTGGCAAAGCCTTTAGACAGAATTCTTGCCTCACCCGGCATCAGAGGATTCATACTGGAGAGAAGCCCTATTTGTGTAATGACTGTGGGATGACTTTTAGCCATTTTACCTCTGTCATTTATCATCAAAGACTTCATGCGGGAGAAAAACCCTACAAGTGCAGCCAGTGTGAGAAGGCCTTCCCCACCCACTCCCTGCTTAGCcgtcatcagagaattcacactggcGTCAAACCTTATAAGTGCAAAGAATGCGGGAAATCCTTCAGCCAGAGTTCCTCTCTCAATGAACATTACCGAGTTCACACCGGAGAGAAGCCCTACGAGTGTGACTTCTGTGGAGCCACCTTCAGTCGCAGCTCAATCCTCGTGGAACACGTGAAAATCCATACCAGGACCAAAGACTACGAGTGCACGAAATGCGACAAGATATTTAAGAGTAATTCGGGCCTGATCAGACACCGGGTGTTTCATGCTTCAGATTAATTCTGAGAATGTCATACTGtaggggtgaggtgggggtgggggggtgggggttgagTCCAAATTGCTCCTTATGAAAAACCTGAGACGGAGAGCACGGTGACATGGATCAGGAGCTGCTATGTTGTTGCGTGGGCAGCTAGGGAAAAGTATTCTTTGCCCTGTCTATCCCTCTTATTTTCATGGATGTCACTAGGATCAGGAAAGCTGCGTGGAAAGTACAGAAATTAATATGTGATGTGAGATGATTCTAAGAGGCCAAACGGATCTGAAAAGCTCTTTATTCCTCAGATTAATTCCTTCTCCTAATTCCCCTTCCTCTGCCCTGCGATATGATGGAAACAGACCCTGATTATACTCAGAATCACCCGCATTCTGCCCCAAGTTTGCTGAGCCACCTTGGAGCTCTTTGGACAGATCAT from Oryctolagus cuniculus chromosome 1, mOryCun1.1, whole genome shotgun sequence includes these protein-coding regions:
- the ZNF483 gene encoding zinc finger protein 483: MYSWTPTVPAAVPLNKMTAVSPDPQTTASGTHNKVLSMDPAGGQEALLREAESFRQRFRWFCYSEAAGPRKALSQLWELCTQWLRPDIHTKEEILELLVFEQFLTVLPGEMRIWVKSQHPGSSEEVVTLIEDLTQALEEKKDPISQDAAAGREETSEDKTVAESQEPITFKDVAVSFSRGEWKKLEPFQRELYKEVLLENLRDLEFLGSPVSKIELVSHLKWVELPRQLEKEISKGSRPGCEPSSESPEVSDVLMEELTVDQIIESAFRDGGRDLTAEFQKRYGSSDKDQGSSKGKAAQKKNRRGRKGDDSDKSPCGNTLKRTLEIIKHLRVYLKKKSRKASEGKKPFSFHSDLVLSRKEHAGEKSRKHREGGQGGSRASSLTEHQKRQKIYLGTKSRKCNLCGIAFTQSASRSERRSSCICEKCRKALHPDTALNKKEGTEKAKNTHQCSKCGKTFVHRALLPKNHSPRIPPAEKSYLCKECRKADSDSSSPAPSAPSEDKPFKCDDCGKGFTLTAHLIKHQRIHTGEKPYKCKDCGRPFSDSSSLIQHQRIHTGEKPYKCNDCGKSFSHSSSLSKHQRIHTGEKPYKCDECGKAFRQNSCLTRHQRIHTGEKPYLCNDCGMTFSHFTSVIYHQRLHAGEKPYKCSQCEKAFPTHSLLSRHQRIHTGVKPYKCKECGKSFSQSSSLNEHYRVHTGEKPYECDFCGATFSRSSILVEHVKIHTRTKDYECTKCDKIFKSNSGLIRHRVFHASD